The stretch of DNA AGCATTGCTTGGTGACATGCTGTGCACGTGATTGCACAGGTTCTCGTTCCATTCACAGAACGGGGCATCGAGCCAGTCGCGGTTCGCCTTGGCGATTCCTTTCTCCATCTTGCACTGCTGCAACCGTCTCGCCAAAGCTTCCAGCCGCTCGTCTTGAGGTTCTTGTTCGAAGTCCTCGCATGCGAACGCGGCATCCTGCGCTATCGCGGCGTCAATGATACGTTCGTCTACGGAGTCCAGATCGACCGGCCTGTCGAACCGGTCACAGCAGCGATGCCTCGTCTGGTTCCCGCTGGCGCCCGACGCGCAAGCGGGAACCGACATCGCCGGCATCGAGTGTTTCCGGGCCTTCGCCCCTCGTCTTGTGCCGCCGGCAGAGCCTATTCCCGGCTTCCCGCGACCATCCGCAGCGTGTTGCGGCCGTGTGTACGCAGGCTTCGGCTCGAGATGTCTTGGTGACGTCTTGCCTCCGGCCTTGGCTGATGTGTTCTTTGCCATGATTGCTCCTTTTTATTATCATTCCGTCTTCATCGGCATAGCCGTCAAACGCGGAAACACATCCTGTCTGATTCACTATGGCACACTTCGGCTGTTTTCCGTGCCGATTTCGGCTACTGTGGTCGAACGCTCATAAACGTTGGAAATCCGCCGTTTCTCAAGCTCATACAGCGATGTGAATAACCAAGTAGGCTGATGTGGATAATCTTGGAACCTATGGAAGCTTGTGTGGACAACCGTGTCATCGACCGACGTATCGCCGAACTGTGCCAGGAATGGATGCACGACGATGACCACAATGTCGTGGCCGCGAATCTGCAACCGACCCTGCAGGCGGTCTTCGACGAGGGCTTGGGCGCCAACCGCGGTGGCAAACGGCTCCGCGCGCTCCTTGCCTTGTCGGCATTTCGCAGCTATAGAACCGGTGACGAATCAGCGAAGAAATCCGTTGCGACTCATCAACCAGAGACGCCAACAGACAATACAAATCTTGCCGGCATGCATACCAGCAAGGATGCTGATAACGTACCATCGGCCATGCTCGATCTGGCCTGCGCCATCGAAATCTACCAGACCAGCGCCTTGATCCACGACGACATCATCGACGACTCACCGCAGCGTCGCGGCCGCGCCAGCGCCCACGTCGCGTTGGCCCGCAACGACGCACCCGACAATTTCGGGACCGGGCTGGCCCTGATGCTGGGCAATATGCTCGCCACGGCCTCGCTCGACATCGCGTCGAACGCTCTGGAAAACCCCGAATTGCAGCACGCCAACGCGAACCTGCACACCTTCCTTGCGATGCAGAGGGCAGTGGAAATCGGCCAGACCTTGGATCTGGGAGCCGAAACGATCAGCCTTGAGCACCCGCATGAACTGATCGAGGCCTCGCTCAACGTCTTCGCGTGGAAAACGGCGAGCTACACCACCATCGCCCCTCTTGAGCTTGGGCTTTGCGCAGCCGGCATGGCTCCGGTTGCCGCCCATCAAGTCGCACGCGAAATCGGTCTGCCTTTGGGCGTGGCGTTCCAGCTGGCCGATGACCTGCTCGATGTCATCGGGTCGTCGCAATCCACCGGCAAACCGGTCGGCGGCGATATCCGTGAAGGCAAACACACCGTTCTGCTCGCAGACGCCCTGCAATCGGCCAATGAAACGGATCGGGCCATGCTGATCAACGCTTACCGGCAGCCCGGCCGAAGCGATGCCGACGTAACGCATGTGCTCAGTCTCTTCGCCTCAAACGGAGCCATTGACATCTCACGCAAACGCATCCACAAGTTATGGCAGCAAACGCAAAATGCCATCGGCAAAACCCATATATCCCCAGCCGGCCGAGCGACGCTGACGGCTTCCTGCGCACGTTTCATCGACGACGAACTGAGGTGACCGGTCTCAGGCCCGTCGCGTACCGAATCCTTGACGTACCTTGTGGCATGTAATATTAAGACATTCGTACCTACCAGTAACCAAGGGACACAGCCAAGTCATGAGCGAAGCCGAAACGCAACCGCAAAGCCAACTGATCGACGGGCGTTACCGCGTCTTGGGGCCGATTGCGGACGGCGGCATGGCCACGGTCTACCGGGCCAAGGACGAACGACTCGAACGCGTCG from Bifidobacterium sp. ESL0800 encodes:
- a CDS encoding polyprenyl synthetase family protein, which encodes MEACVDNRVIDRRIAELCQEWMHDDDHNVVAANLQPTLQAVFDEGLGANRGGKRLRALLALSAFRSYRTGDESAKKSVATHQPETPTDNTNLAGMHTSKDADNVPSAMLDLACAIEIYQTSALIHDDIIDDSPQRRGRASAHVALARNDAPDNFGTGLALMLGNMLATASLDIASNALENPELQHANANLHTFLAMQRAVEIGQTLDLGAETISLEHPHELIEASLNVFAWKTASYTTIAPLELGLCAAGMAPVAAHQVAREIGLPLGVAFQLADDLLDVIGSSQSTGKPVGGDIREGKHTVLLADALQSANETDRAMLINAYRQPGRSDADVTHVLSLFASNGAIDISRKRIHKLWQQTQNAIGKTHISPAGRATLTASCARFIDDELR